TTTGCCTCATCTGCGAGCATCTTTGCATCTACGATCGTAAGCAGTGCATAGTAACTAATCATCATGATCCACATGGATAAACGGGTTAGTGGACGCTCACTATCATAGCTCAAAGATACAAGTATGGCTGAAGAGAAAACCAGAGCTCCTCCTTTCAAAAGTGCGTTACGGACGGATTTTTTCATGTTTGTATTTGGTTTTAGGTGATATAATCTTGTGAGAAGAATGTGTTTCAAACCCAAAGGTATGATTTTTTGTGAAATTTGCCAATCCGCTTTTGTGACAGTGAAAAAGTCATTAAACTCGATGACGAAAGTCGTAAGATTTGATTCGAGAGGGTCTGCGGAGGTCATTTACGAAAACGAGATAGGGAGCGTGTCGAGGTGATCCCTTTGACACGCTCCCTTTGCTGATCTCTTCAAGCCATCAGGTTTCGTGAATCTTCTTGCGGAGCAACCAGCAATACGAAGTCTCGGAGCGTTTCCTCTCCGAATGTGGCTTTCATGTGGTGTGTATCTATGTTTAATTTATGCCTGTGATATGGTCTTTTCGGTGTCTTTTGCCTCCTCATTTTTCTCATTCATGTCTGCGAGCCTATGTTCACCTTTGAGGTTTTTTCTCAGAAATGAAAGGACTATTGCTATACCGGCAAGGGCACCCACCCCTCCCATCGTATCCGGAATGGTGAGACTATAGATACCGGCAATACCCCCCAATACGCAAATGATGACTGCACCTATGGTGAGGCTTTTGTTGTACTTCTTCCGATCTTTTTCCTTTGCCTCATCTGCGAGCATCTTTGCATCTACGATCGTAAGCAGTGCATAGTAACTAATCATCATGATCCACATGGATAAACGGGTTAGTGGACGCTCACTATCATAGCTCAAAGATACAAGTATGGCTGAAGAGAAAACCAGAGCTCCTCCTTTCAAAAGTGTGTTACGGACGGTTCTTTTCATGTTTGTATTTGGTTTTAGGTGAAATTGTTTTTGCTGTAAGGTTATTTATTTAGTGACAATGAAACTCTATTCCAATTCTCATTTCTATTCTCAAGTTCTATTGTAGTAATAGTATTATATCTATTGTGTTGATTATTAGTAGAAAAGACTGTGTCAATTCCAGTTCTCATTTCCACTTCAATTTCTATTCGATATTCTATTTCATTTTTTGGAAAAGAGAATAATAATGAGACTCTATTTCCGGTGGAGTTGATATTTTACCCATCTGTTTCTGCCGACTTCTTTGATGATACCCTCATTTACCAAGTGCTTCATTTGGAGCCAAAGTTTTTTGTAGGGGATCTCCTTCCCTACCCTTTGGTGTATATCCTTCAACGGAGCACAGGAGTATATTTTCAGATCCTCTACGATGAGTTCCCTTATACGATAATCTTCGATCCTCTTGAGGGAGGTCTTCCCCTTGTAGTTGCTTTGTTGTAATACGGGCGAACTCACTCGATATTCCTTCGCCCTGTGTGATCCTACGGCTTGTACTATACTATGTTCGAGTAGAGGGTCAAGCCAAGGCGATAGTTCATGCCTGTCTCGAAGATGCAATGTTCGGATCAGACTTGTGGCAGATATGCTCTCGTGTTGTGCAATCAAACCCAAGCAGATGATCTGTTTTTGCCTTAGATCTGCTATTTGTAGGGCCTCTTGTACGACTTTGATCGCCTCTTTGCTGATGATACGACGCTCGATGATGGCTGTGACCGAATCATTTCCCTCTTTTACCTGTGGTACTTGCTTACCGTTGGACAACTGGATCTCATACATTTTGTCGTACCCGGATCCTTCACGTTCCATCAGTCCGAGTGCATAGCAAAGGTTTGCGAAATGCTCGTTTCTTTTGACTGTCTTGTGAAGGATGTTTTCCGGAGTGACGCCCAATGGCAAAGTGCCCGGGTTGGTGACTTCTATTCGGGTTGGATGTATATTTATGAAGATGTCGCCCTTCGTCGTGTACGGTCTGTGTACTAGAGCGTTGCAGAGTAACTCCCGAATGACACGACTGTCATAAGCCGGGATTTCTTTGCGAAATAACCCCTCGCTGATTTCGTTTGTCTCTCTCCATTCGGGCACTGTTTCCCAGATGCTTTCTATTATTTCTTGAGGAGTCTGTGAGAAGTCATCCCAGAGGTACTTTTGTACTTTCTCTCCTTTTTCGTCATATTTGATGCACTGGACGACAGGAGCATTGACCAACCTTCCTCGTTGAGACTGCGTCCCGATAAACAATACCCCAAGGTTAGTCATTTTGTCTGATTCTTCTTCTGTCAAGAAGTAGTGGTCAAGTAGTTCTTTAGTCTCTTTATCTTTGGTGAAGGCTGAGACCCTGGCTGAAGAGGTCAGTCTTTGGATCAATAGATCCAATTTTTGGTGATCGGCATCCTGCCAGTTCCATACGGTTGTTTGAGTCTCCCAGGAGTAATACCCCTTCTCAGCAGCCAGCCTTGTTATCTCATTTCCGGTGATTGGCACACTGTTGTCCGCTATCCGCAAGAAGTACTTTCCTGATGTTGTTGATGCAATGGTATGTCCGCGAGAAATATGGAGACGGAGGTATTGAGAGCCATTTTCATGACGTATGATTTCTGGTGAAGCCGTGACATTTATAGTCATGCCACTTATTTTGTTTATTAAGGTTACAGGCAGTCTCTCATCAATGATCTGCCCGATAGGGGGAGTGTCAGACTTGTCTTCTATGCCATAGTCTATGATGCCACCTTCTGCGTTGCTAAAGGCCACACAGTCCTTCGCAACCTCTTTCCAGTCAGCGCTTTTGCCCATTATCTCTCGAATGGACTTCTTGTCATATAAGCTGTTTTCTTTCATCTGCTACACCTTCTCTATCAAGGAATTCATACCAAGAGCGTCGGTAACGTTTTTGGTACGATATGTTTTTATGAATATGCTACTATGTGTTATTCGGGCATATCCTCCCAATGGTTTTTCTATAGCTTTTCAGTCTCCTTTTTGTGTAATGATATTGTTTGCTGAGAAGCCTGTTTCGTCAGGTACACTCAAATCCTAGGGGAGAATAAGTCACATTTCCCAATGTCTCAAATGTATAAATTATCTTGCAATCGAGCAACTTGTATGTGGATGAGGGTGGCGAAGATGTATGCGTATAAAAGGCTTGTCTGACTCGATGACGAAAGTCGTAAGATTTGATTCGAGAGGGTCTGCGGACTTTTTTCGGATCGTTGAGAGAAGAGAGAGTAGGGTGGATCGGAGGTTAAGTCGTTTTTGGTTATCTTTGTCCGAGTAAGAAACAAAATAGCTATGAACAGATTAAAATACTTTTTGTTGGCTGCCCTTTTGAGCAGTCCCGTGTGTGTCGCTCAGACGACAAGTGCGAAGACGCCGACCATCAAGGAGATCACAACCGGAGCTTTTGCGGCTCGTAGTGCAGGTAATGGTTTTCGATCGACTGCCGATGGCAAGCACTACACGATCTTGAGCGAAGATCATGGTGCCATCGTGCGCTATTCGTATGAGACGGCTAAGGTCGTGGACACGTTGTTCAACTGCAAGACGGCTCGTGAGTGTGACTTCGAGAGCATCGACGACTACCGCATCAGCGACAATGGACATCACATCGTCCTCCTCAGAGAGACAAAGCCCATCTATCGTCGCAGTCGTAGTTATACCGCTTACCACTACGATGTCCGTCGCAATATGGTCAAGCCTCTGGCGACGACCAAGGGGCAGGTACGCATTCCGACCCTTTCGCCCAATGGTCGTATGTGTGCTTATGTCATCGACAATGATATATACATCAAGAAGTTTGACTACGACACCGAGGTGCGTGTGACCACCGATGGC
This is a stretch of genomic DNA from Porphyromonas cangingivalis. It encodes these proteins:
- a CDS encoding ATP-binding protein, coding for MKENSLYDKKSIREIMGKSADWKEVAKDCVAFSNAEGGIIDYGIEDKSDTPPIGQIIDERLPVTLINKISGMTINVTASPEIIRHENGSQYLRLHISRGHTIASTTSGKYFLRIADNSVPITGNEITRLAAEKGYYSWETQTTVWNWQDADHQKLDLLIQRLTSSARVSAFTKDKETKELLDHYFLTEEESDKMTNLGVLFIGTQSQRGRLVNAPVVQCIKYDEKGEKVQKYLWDDFSQTPQEIIESIWETVPEWRETNEISEGLFRKEIPAYDSRVIRELLCNALVHRPYTTKGDIFINIHPTRIEVTNPGTLPLGVTPENILHKTVKRNEHFANLCYALGLMEREGSGYDKMYEIQLSNGKQVPQVKEGNDSVTAIIERRIISKEAIKVVQEALQIADLRQKQIICLGLIAQHESISATSLIRTLHLRDRHELSPWLDPLLEHSIVQAVGSHRAKEYRVSSPVLQQSNYKGKTSLKRIEDYRIRELIVEDLKIYSCAPLKDIHQRVGKEIPYKKLWLQMKHLVNEGIIKEVGRNRWVKYQLHRK